One region of Juglans regia cultivar Chandler chromosome 4, Walnut 2.0, whole genome shotgun sequence genomic DNA includes:
- the LOC109012835 gene encoding glutathione S-transferase L3-like, which translates to MAFRTMIPYSRPHLAAAHFVTAHVFTASNCCTKSSPFPIRLVQINSIKARRYLGLQTNTEKERIRSLRTTSPSSSSLAAASVQENIPPSLEATSEPPPLFDGTTRLYIAYVCPFAQRAWITRNYKGLQDSINLVAIKLQSRPAWYKEKVYAANTVPSLEHNGKIIGESLDVIKYLDSNFEGPSLSPNDPAKKEFAEELIAYTDTFTKTVFSSFKGDPIKESGPVFDHIEETLHKFDDGPFFLGQFSLVDIAYITFFERFQIFFSEVWKHDITAGRPKLAKWIEEVNKIDAYKQTKIDPNEHLETFKARFLAK; encoded by the exons ATGGCATTTAGAACAATGATACCTTACTCTCGCCCCCACCTTGCAGCCGCACATTTCGTAACTGCACACGTCTTCACTGCTTCGAATTGCTGTACGAAAAGCTCGCCATTTCCCATCAGGTTGGTGCAGATAAACAGTATAAAAGCTAGGAGATATCTGGGATTGCAAACAAATACAGAAAAGGAAAGGATAAGATCTCTCAGGACaacatcaccatcatcatcatcattggcTGCAGC GAGCGTGCAGGAGAATATTCCCCCGTCCTTGGAGGCCACTTCCGAACCACCTCCTCTATTTGATGGAACTACGAG GTTGTACATTGCTTACGTTTGCCCATTTGCACAGCGTGCATGGATCACCCGAAATTATAAG GGATTACAAGACAGTATCAACTTAGTTGcaattaagcttcaaagcagGCCTGCTTGGTACAAGGAGAAAGTCTATGCTGCAAACACG GTGCCATCGTTGGAACATAACGGGAAAATCATAGGAGAGAGTCTCGATGTAATTAAATATCTAGACAGCAACTTTGAGGGGCCTTCTCTTTCACCCAAT GATCCAGCTAAAAAGGAGTTTGCTGAAGAGTTGATAGCCTACACCGACACCTTCACCAAGACAGTGTTTTCATCATTCAAAGGAGACCCTATAAAAGAATCTG GCCCTGTTTTTGATCACATAGAAGAGACTCTTCATAAGTTCGATGATGGGCCATTCTTCTTGGGACAATTCAGTTTG GTGGACATAGCTTATATCACATTTTTTGAAAGATTCCAAATCTTCTTCTCAGAGGTGTGGAAGCATGACATCACAGCAGGCAGGCCTAAACTTGCGAAATGGATCGAG GAGGTAAACAAAATCGATGCTTACAAGCAAACAAAGATTGATCCCAATGAGCATCTGGAGACCTTCAAGGCTCGCTTTCTG GCCAAGTAA